One part of the Streptomyces ferrugineus genome encodes these proteins:
- a CDS encoding IS481 family transposase: MAHANARLTFHGRCLLVRRVVFDRRPVAHVAKELGVSRQCAHRWVNRYRVEGWPGLHDRSSRPRTCPTRTPAEVEERVLQARRRLRRGPEQISEATGVPARTVTRILRRHHMPPLAACDPLTGQVIRAVRKSAARYEYNQPGGLVHVDVKKLGKIPDGGGWRAHGRSEDVRGRGIGYDYVHAAVDDHSRLAYAEILADEKGVTCAAFLTRAAAFFAGHGIARIERVMTDNARNYRTSGSFRDACQTLGAQQKFTRPHCPWTNGKVERFNRTLQAEWAYHQVFASNTERADALAPWLQFYNTGRRHTALGGQPPISRLSPKS, translated from the coding sequence GTGGCCCACGCTAATGCCCGGCTGACCTTTCACGGCAGATGCCTGCTGGTGCGTCGCGTTGTCTTCGACCGGCGCCCGGTCGCGCACGTCGCCAAGGAACTGGGAGTCTCCCGGCAGTGTGCTCACCGCTGGGTCAATCGCTATCGGGTCGAGGGCTGGCCGGGGCTGCACGATCGCTCCAGCCGCCCCCGCACCTGCCCCACACGCACGCCGGCCGAGGTCGAGGAGCGTGTTCTTCAGGCCCGCCGACGCCTGCGCCGGGGACCCGAGCAGATCAGCGAGGCCACCGGGGTTCCGGCCCGGACCGTGACCCGGATCCTGCGCCGCCACCACATGCCGCCCCTGGCAGCCTGCGACCCGCTCACCGGGCAGGTCATCCGGGCGGTGCGCAAAAGCGCCGCACGCTACGAGTACAACCAGCCAGGCGGCCTGGTCCACGTGGACGTGAAGAAGCTCGGCAAAATCCCCGACGGCGGCGGCTGGCGCGCCCACGGCCGCAGCGAGGACGTCCGCGGCCGCGGCATCGGCTACGACTACGTGCACGCCGCCGTGGACGACCACTCCCGCCTGGCCTACGCCGAAATCCTGGCCGACGAGAAAGGCGTCACCTGCGCCGCGTTCCTCACCCGCGCGGCCGCGTTCTTCGCCGGCCACGGCATCGCCCGCATCGAGCGCGTGATGACCGACAACGCCCGCAACTACCGCACCTCCGGCTCCTTCCGCGACGCCTGCCAAACCCTGGGCGCACAGCAGAAGTTCACCCGGCCCCACTGCCCATGGACCAACGGCAAGGTCGAACGCTTCAACCGCACCCTGCAGGCCGAATGGGCCTACCACCAGGTCTTTGCCAGCAACACCGAACGCGCCGACGCACTCGCACCCTGGCTGCAGTTCTACAACACTGGCCGCCGACACACCGCGCTCGGCGGCCAGCCACCAATCAGCCGACTGTCACCAAAGTCATGA
- a CDS encoding MarR family winged helix-turn-helix transcriptional regulator — MEYSHSDTDLIKQPIGYWSWAAYKAVITRTRGALAEIGTTQPQWWVLAQVARADTVRTRDEVSRLLRNYLDTGPEAMESEIDAVIAQGWITEDAEGRLGITAEGRAFYDKAAALQDELWAERHAGISDEEYLTTLKVLQRFIHNTGGRAWHH, encoded by the coding sequence ATGGAGTACTCGCACAGCGACACCGACCTGATCAAGCAGCCCATCGGCTACTGGAGTTGGGCCGCCTACAAGGCCGTGATCACCCGCACCCGGGGCGCGCTCGCCGAGATAGGGACGACCCAGCCGCAGTGGTGGGTCCTCGCGCAGGTCGCACGTGCCGACACCGTCAGGACCCGCGACGAGGTGTCCCGCCTCCTGCGGAACTACCTCGACACCGGCCCGGAAGCCATGGAGTCGGAGATCGACGCGGTCATCGCCCAGGGCTGGATCACCGAGGACGCCGAGGGGCGCCTGGGCATCACGGCCGAGGGCAGGGCGTTCTACGACAAGGCCGCGGCCCTTCAGGACGAGCTGTGGGCGGAGCGGCACGCGGGCATCTCCGACGAGGAGTATCTGACCACCCTCAAGGTGTTGCAGCGGTTCATCCACAACACGGGTGGACGGGCCTGGCACCACTAG
- a CDS encoding ATP-grasp domain-containing protein, whose amino-acid sequence MPRIALVTCRPGPEVSVDRDLPVLVRALREAGAEADAVYWDDDGVDWGGHDLAVIRSTWDYSWRAAEFLAWAERCGKATRLANPAQVVRWNADKRYLGDLAEAGVPVVPTRYFAPGDVPDLPRDHEYVVKPTSGAGARFAARYTPDEHDTAVRQLARMHAEGFTAMLQPYVKSVDVSGERALQFYGGRLLHASRKGAVLTPGTPYDERKVAHPGLEPWTPTPAELAVAERALAAVPEAAELLYARVDLVDGEDGQPRVIELELVEPNLFLSLHTESVPRVVEAILGAAPSA is encoded by the coding sequence GTGCCCCGTATCGCCCTCGTCACCTGCCGCCCCGGCCCCGAGGTCAGCGTCGACCGCGACCTGCCCGTGCTGGTGCGCGCGCTGCGGGAGGCGGGGGCCGAGGCCGACGCCGTGTACTGGGACGACGACGGTGTCGACTGGGGCGGCCACGACCTCGCCGTGATCCGTTCCACCTGGGACTACAGCTGGCGTGCGGCCGAGTTCCTGGCGTGGGCGGAGCGGTGCGGCAAGGCCACCCGGCTGGCGAACCCGGCCCAGGTCGTGCGGTGGAACGCCGACAAGCGCTACCTCGGCGACCTCGCCGAGGCCGGGGTGCCGGTCGTGCCCACCCGCTACTTCGCGCCCGGCGACGTCCCCGACCTGCCGCGGGACCACGAGTACGTCGTCAAGCCCACCTCCGGCGCCGGCGCGCGGTTCGCCGCCCGCTACACGCCCGACGAGCACGACACGGCCGTACGGCAGCTCGCGCGGATGCACGCCGAGGGGTTCACCGCGATGCTGCAGCCCTACGTCAAGAGCGTCGACGTCAGCGGGGAACGGGCCCTGCAGTTCTACGGCGGCCGCCTCCTGCACGCCAGCCGCAAGGGCGCCGTCCTCACCCCCGGCACGCCCTACGACGAGCGCAAGGTCGCCCACCCCGGCCTGGAGCCCTGGACCCCGACCCCGGCCGAACTCGCCGTCGCCGAACGCGCCCTGGCCGCCGTACCGGAGGCGGCCGAGCTGCTGTACGCGCGCGTGGACCTCGTCGACGGGGAGGACGGGCAGCCGCGGGTGATCGAACTGGAGCTGGTCGAGCCGAACCTGTTCCTGTCGCTCCACACGGAGTCGGTGCCGCGGGTGGTGGAGGCGATCCTGGGCGCCGCCCCGTCCGCGTAA
- a CDS encoding M56 family metallopeptidase, whose protein sequence is MRTALLLLGYAAVLGALVPARLARADWTRRAPRLALWAWQALTVTVVVSVALGGLALAVPRLPVSGDLADMLHACVLALRAQYAAPGGAAVAAAGTAVALLLVGRTGCCLAGALWRARRERTRHARALALVGRARPDLGVTVLEDERPAAYCLPGHGHRIVLTSAALAALAPHELRAVIAHERAHIRQRHHLVLAWAEALERAFPRLAPFRTAAEQTRHLVELAADDAATARCDPLTLAGALVELAGAGPAGAPAAAPAASGGHAAARVRRLLGPHRPLRRGVAWAGALAAGAVLALPFALAVQPAVATAGMATCPLYQAPVSSPSPSPVELRG, encoded by the coding sequence ATGAGAACCGCGCTGCTGCTCCTCGGGTACGCCGCGGTGCTGGGGGCGCTCGTCCCGGCCCGGCTGGCCCGGGCCGACTGGACCCGCCGGGCGCCCCGGCTGGCCCTCTGGGCCTGGCAGGCGCTGACCGTCACGGTCGTCGTCTCGGTGGCGCTCGGCGGGCTGGCCCTGGCGGTGCCCAGGCTGCCGGTCAGCGGCGACCTCGCCGACATGCTGCACGCGTGCGTGCTCGCGCTGCGCGCCCAGTACGCCGCTCCGGGCGGCGCCGCGGTCGCCGCGGCGGGTACGGCGGTGGCCCTGCTCCTGGTGGGCCGGACCGGCTGCTGCCTGGCCGGGGCGCTGTGGCGGGCGCGGCGGGAACGGACCCGGCACGCGCGGGCCCTGGCGCTGGTCGGCCGTGCGCGCCCGGATCTGGGGGTGACGGTGCTGGAGGACGAGCGCCCGGCGGCGTACTGCCTGCCGGGGCACGGCCACCGGATCGTGCTCACCTCGGCGGCGCTGGCCGCGCTCGCCCCGCACGAGCTGCGGGCGGTGATCGCGCACGAGCGGGCGCACATCCGCCAGCGGCACCACCTGGTGCTCGCCTGGGCGGAGGCCCTGGAGCGGGCCTTCCCGCGCCTGGCGCCGTTCCGTACGGCGGCGGAGCAGACGCGGCACCTGGTGGAGCTGGCCGCCGACGACGCGGCGACCGCGCGCTGCGATCCGCTGACGCTGGCCGGCGCGCTGGTCGAGCTGGCCGGCGCCGGGCCGGCGGGTGCGCCCGCGGCGGCGCCGGCCGCGTCGGGCGGACACGCGGCCGCCCGGGTACGGCGGTTGCTCGGCCCGCACCGGCCGCTGCGGCGGGGCGTGGCCTGGGCCGGTGCGCTGGCGGCGGGGGCCGTCCTCGCGCTGCCGTTCGCGCTGGCCGTCCAGCCCGCGGTGGCGACGGCCGGGATGGCCACCTGCCCGCTGTACCAGGCCCCGGTTTCCTCACCGTCCCCGTCACCCGTGGAACTCAGGGGCTGA
- a CDS encoding SLC13 family permease, with protein MSPELISILVLVVVFVIATTRSINMGALAFAAAFGVGTLVADLDADGIFAGFPGDLFVVLVGVTYLFAIARANGTTDWLVHASIRLVRGRVALIPWVMFAITGALTAIGAVSPAAVAIVAPIALSFAARYHISPLLMGAMVVHGAQGGGFSPISIYGSIVNGIVEREKLPGDEVTLFLASLVVNLVIAGVVFVLFGGLKLWAQGAVETTGGGATSGSGSGAGGGSGAGGGSGAGGGSGPGANPREPGTTVTRPAPTATTPTTTHLTPPRIATLISLVALVVAVLGFDLDAGLTAITLAVVLSTAWPDDSRKAVGEIAWPTVLLICGVLTYVGVLDEMGTITWAGEGVSDIGVPLLAAVLLCYIGAIVSAFASSVGIMGALIPLAVPFLAQGEIGAVGMVAALAVSATVVDVSPFSTNGALVLAAAPDVDRERFFRQLMVYGGIVVAAVPAVVWLVMVVPGWG; from the coding sequence ATGTCCCCCGAACTCATCTCGATCCTCGTCCTCGTCGTGGTGTTCGTCATCGCGACCACCCGCTCCATCAACATGGGCGCGCTCGCCTTCGCCGCCGCCTTCGGAGTCGGCACCCTCGTCGCCGACCTCGACGCGGACGGCATCTTCGCCGGCTTCCCCGGCGATCTGTTCGTCGTCCTCGTCGGCGTCACGTACCTCTTCGCCATCGCCCGGGCCAACGGCACCACCGACTGGCTGGTGCACGCCTCCATCCGGCTCGTCCGGGGGCGGGTGGCGCTCATCCCGTGGGTGATGTTCGCCATCACCGGCGCGCTCACCGCGATCGGGGCCGTGAGCCCTGCCGCCGTGGCGATCGTCGCGCCGATCGCGCTGAGCTTCGCCGCGCGGTACCACATCAGCCCGCTGCTGATGGGCGCCATGGTCGTGCACGGCGCGCAGGGCGGCGGCTTCTCGCCGATCAGCATCTACGGCTCGATCGTCAACGGCATCGTCGAGCGCGAGAAGCTGCCGGGCGACGAGGTCACCCTGTTCCTGGCGTCCCTCGTCGTCAACCTCGTCATCGCGGGCGTTGTGTTCGTCCTGTTCGGCGGGCTGAAGCTGTGGGCGCAGGGGGCGGTGGAGACGACGGGGGGCGGAGCCACCTCCGGATCCGGATCCGGAGCTGGTGGTGGATCCGGTGCTGGTGGCGGATCCGGAGCTGGTGGCGGATCCGGCCCCGGCGCCAACCCCCGCGAGCCCGGCACCACCGTCACCCGCCCCGCCCCCACCGCGACCACACCCACCACCACCCACCTCACCCCACCCCGAATCGCGACCCTCATCTCTCTCGTCGCCCTCGTCGTCGCCGTCCTCGGCTTCGATCTGGACGCCGGTCTGACCGCGATCACCCTGGCCGTCGTCCTGAGCACCGCCTGGCCGGACGACAGCCGCAAGGCGGTCGGCGAGATCGCCTGGCCGACCGTGCTGCTGATCTGCGGTGTGCTGACGTACGTCGGCGTACTGGACGAGATGGGCACCATCACCTGGGCCGGCGAGGGCGTCAGCGACATCGGCGTACCGCTGCTGGCCGCCGTACTGCTCTGCTACATCGGCGCGATCGTCTCGGCGTTCGCCTCGTCCGTCGGCATCATGGGCGCGCTGATCCCGCTCGCCGTGCCGTTCCTGGCACAGGGCGAGATCGGGGCGGTCGGCATGGTGGCGGCGCTCGCGGTGTCGGCGACCGTGGTGGACGTGAGCCCCTTCTCGACGAACGGCGCGCTGGTGCTGGCCGCGGCACCGGACGTGGACCGTGAGCGTTTCTTCCGGCAGCTCATGGTGTACGGAGGGATCGTGGTGGCGGCGGTGCCCGCGGTGGTGTGGCTGGTGATGGTCGTGCCGGGCTGGGGGTAG
- a CDS encoding carboxyl transferase domain-containing protein, translating to MTERLAARQVVALLTDGSTFTELPHPERESDGRSGPDGPLAWQGYDASRARAAERTGEEESVVCGTGTVEGTRAVLIAFEFGFLGGSLGQRTGDRLQAAYAHARARRLPVVPLVATGGSRMQEGMLALTQLQRVARQSALTREAGLPQIAVLRDPTTGGGWATLGAGADVVLALPGAQVGFAGSRVRPPDADPAAYRAEAQVAAGAVDAVVRPGELRRELGRWLRLLTAPTAEAAPLPRPLGGTDVPATGWDAVRRARSPRRPRAERYLDAYFTDRVTISGDRCGGTDPDGMLCGFGEHDGRTVAFAAQTGTATRPAGYRTAARLIRLADRLGIPVLTLVDTPGAANDAEAERQGVGAAIADLFGAVASAHTPITTLLIGEGGSGGALALAAPGSTWATPDSYFSVIAPELAAAILKRGPREVEATADQLRIRPQDLVELGVVRGVV from the coding sequence ATGACGGAACGGCTCGCGGCACGGCAGGTCGTCGCCCTGCTGACCGACGGCTCCACCTTCACCGAACTCCCCCACCCGGAAAGGGAGTCGGACGGGCGGTCCGGGCCCGACGGGCCGCTCGCCTGGCAGGGCTACGACGCCTCCCGCGCCCGCGCCGCCGAACGCACCGGCGAGGAGGAGTCGGTGGTCTGCGGCACCGGCACCGTCGAGGGCACGCGCGCGGTCCTGATCGCCTTCGAGTTCGGCTTCCTGGGCGGCTCGCTGGGGCAGCGCACCGGGGACCGTCTTCAGGCGGCTTACGCCCACGCCCGCGCCCGCCGTCTGCCCGTCGTCCCGCTGGTGGCAACGGGCGGCAGCCGTATGCAGGAGGGCATGCTCGCCCTCACCCAGCTGCAGCGCGTGGCACGGCAGTCCGCGCTCACCCGCGAGGCGGGCCTGCCCCAGATCGCCGTGCTCCGGGACCCGACGACGGGCGGCGGCTGGGCCACCCTCGGCGCGGGCGCCGACGTCGTCCTCGCCCTCCCCGGCGCCCAGGTCGGCTTCGCGGGCTCCCGGGTCCGCCCGCCGGACGCGGACCCGGCGGCGTACCGGGCGGAGGCGCAGGTGGCGGCGGGGGCGGTGGACGCGGTGGTGCGGCCGGGGGAGTTGCGCCGGGAGCTGGGACGGTGGCTACGGCTGCTGACGGCGCCCACGGCCGAAGCCGCTCCGCTGCCGCGCCCCCTCGGCGGCACCGACGTGCCCGCCACCGGCTGGGACGCGGTCCGGCGCGCCCGGTCGCCCCGGCGGCCGCGCGCCGAGCGCTACCTGGACGCCTACTTCACCGACCGCGTCACGATCAGCGGCGACCGCTGCGGCGGCACCGACCCGGACGGCATGCTGTGCGGATTCGGCGAGCACGACGGCCGTACGGTCGCCTTCGCCGCGCAGACCGGCACCGCCACCCGGCCGGCCGGCTACCGCACCGCCGCCCGCCTGATCCGCCTCGCGGACCGGCTCGGCATCCCGGTGCTGACGCTGGTGGACACCCCGGGTGCCGCCAATGACGCGGAGGCGGAGCGGCAGGGCGTGGGCGCGGCCATCGCGGACCTGTTCGGGGCGGTGGCGTCCGCGCACACGCCGATCACGACCCTGCTGATCGGCGAGGGCGGCTCGGGCGGCGCCCTGGCGCTCGCGGCACCCGGCAGCACCTGGGCCACGCCGGACAGCTACTTCTCGGTGATCGCGCCCGAGCTGGCGGCGGCGATCCTGAAGCGGGGGCCGCGGGAGGTGGAGGCCACGGCGGATCAGCTCCGCATCAGGCCGCAGGACCTGGTGGAGCTGGGGGTGGTGCGGGGGGTCGTCTGA
- a CDS encoding MerR family transcriptional regulator: MAGGRMLTIGAFAKACRLSPKALRLYDELDLLKPGRVDPDTGYRYYAVEQLEKARLVAWLRRLGMPLARIRQVCALRPAEAACEIRAYWARVESDTAARRDLAEFLIRHMSATSRKDTTMLELRYCAHSDRGRVRPANQDTAYAGTRLLAVADGYGPAGAPASSAAVAALRFLETEELGAGNVLNLLEEAVQGATEAVRDAADGTAEAGTTLTALLWTGSRLALVHVGDSRAYLLRDGALFRITDDHTVVQSLIDEGRLTPEEATTHPQRALLLKSLSPATTPATVDLRLHDAEPGDRYLLCSDGLCGIVPDAQIRHLLTTAPTPDTAVHALIDAANEAGGPDNVSCVVADVVETTADVFGSGS; this comes from the coding sequence ATGGCGGGCGGACGCATGCTGACGATCGGGGCCTTCGCCAAGGCCTGTCGGCTGTCGCCGAAGGCGCTGCGGCTGTACGACGAGCTGGACCTGCTGAAGCCCGGCCGGGTGGACCCGGACACCGGGTACCGGTACTACGCCGTCGAGCAGTTGGAGAAGGCCCGGCTGGTGGCGTGGCTGCGGCGGCTGGGGATGCCGCTGGCGCGGATCCGTCAGGTGTGCGCACTGCGCCCGGCCGAGGCCGCGTGCGAGATCCGCGCCTACTGGGCGCGGGTGGAGTCGGACACGGCCGCGCGACGCGACCTCGCCGAGTTCCTCATCCGGCACATGTCGGCGACATCGAGGAAGGACACCACCATGTTGGAACTCCGCTACTGCGCCCACTCGGACCGGGGCCGGGTCCGCCCCGCCAACCAGGACACCGCCTACGCGGGCACCCGGCTGCTCGCCGTCGCCGACGGCTACGGACCGGCGGGCGCGCCCGCGAGCAGCGCGGCCGTGGCGGCGCTGCGCTTCCTGGAGACGGAGGAGCTCGGCGCGGGCAATGTGCTGAACCTCCTGGAGGAGGCGGTGCAGGGCGCGACGGAGGCGGTCCGGGACGCGGCGGACGGCACGGCGGAGGCGGGCACGACCCTGACCGCCCTCCTCTGGACGGGCTCCCGGCTGGCCCTGGTCCACGTCGGGGACTCGCGCGCGTATCTGCTGCGCGACGGCGCCCTGTTCCGCATCACGGACGACCACACGGTGGTCCAGTCCCTGATCGACGAGGGCCGCCTGACACCGGAGGAGGCGACGACCCACCCACAGCGCGCCCTGCTGTTGAAGTCCCTCTCCCCCGCCACCACCCCGGCGACGGTGGACCTCCGCCTCCACGACGCCGAGCCCGGCGACCGCTACCTCCTGTGCTCGGACGGCCTCTGCGGAATCGTCCCCGACGCCCAGATCCGCCACCTCCTCACCACCGCCCCGACCCCGGACACCGCCGTCCACGCCCTGATCGACGCGGCGAACGAGGCGGGCGGGCCGGACAACGTGAGTTGTGTGGTGGCGGACGTGGTGGAGACGACGGCCGACGTCTTCGGATCCGGTTCTTGA
- a CDS encoding FadR/GntR family transcriptional regulator, protein MTDALRPMTKQRLYEQVLDRLRSYVAEGGLGAGDRLPTERDLAQRLGVSRASVKQAIVVLEVQGLVEVRHGGGTYLVRDSLDVEPVERMVERRRRLPDVLEAREALETKLAELAAERRTEEDLAAMRGALAHMAKEIEDNGHGVEGDRLFHAAVTAAAHSSILAEFMRSIAGQIAESRTESLRQPHRPARSLAQHRAILDAIADQRPGQAAAAMRRHVRTVAKVRLLDWEPDGER, encoded by the coding sequence GTGACCGACGCCCTGCGCCCCATGACCAAACAGCGCCTCTACGAGCAGGTGCTCGACCGCCTGCGCAGCTACGTCGCCGAGGGCGGCCTCGGCGCCGGGGACCGGCTCCCGACCGAGCGCGACCTGGCCCAGCGGCTCGGCGTCAGCAGGGCCTCGGTGAAGCAGGCGATCGTGGTCCTGGAGGTACAGGGCCTGGTGGAGGTACGGCACGGCGGCGGCACGTACCTCGTCCGGGACAGCCTCGACGTGGAGCCGGTGGAGCGCATGGTCGAGCGTCGCCGACGGCTGCCCGATGTGCTGGAGGCGCGCGAGGCCCTGGAGACCAAACTCGCCGAACTGGCCGCCGAGCGCCGCACGGAGGAGGACCTCGCGGCCATGCGTGGGGCCCTCGCGCACATGGCGAAGGAGATCGAGGACAACGGCCACGGAGTGGAGGGCGACCGCCTCTTCCACGCCGCCGTCACCGCCGCCGCCCACAGCAGCATCCTCGCCGAGTTCATGCGCTCCATCGCCGGCCAGATCGCCGAGAGCCGCACCGAATCCCTGCGCCAGCCCCACCGCCCCGCCCGCTCCCTCGCCCAGCACCGGGCCATCCTCGACGCGATCGCCGACCAGCGCCCGGGCCAGGCGGCGGCGGCGATGCGGCGCCATGTCCGTACGGTGGCGAAGGTGCGGTTGCTGGACTGGGAGCCGGACGGGGAGCGCTAG
- a CDS encoding acyl-CoA synthetase, with translation MSSLFPALTGAPADRPALRFGDRSLTYGELGAAAGALAARIGGAGRVAVWATPALETAVAVVAALQAGVAAVPLNPKSGEKELGHILSDSAPSAVLAAPGDELPAALGTLTRIDVDVHGAGPLPDPQASDEDPALVVYTSGTTGPPKGAVISRRAVAHTLDALADAWRWTGEDVLVHGLPLFHVHGLVLGILGPLRRGGAVRHLGRFGTDGVARELNEGATMMFGVPTMYHRVAQALPEDPGLAQALGKARLLVSGSAALPVHDHERITAATGQRVIERYGMTETLMNTSVRADGEARAGTVGVPLPGVELRLVEEDGAPITSYDGETVGEIQVRGPNLFTEYLNRPDATAAAFTDDGWFRTGDMAVREGDGYVRIVGRKATDLIKSGGYKIGAGEIENALLEHPGVREAAVTGEPDADLGERIVAWVVPADPQSPPSAAELADHVAARLAPHKRPRRVRYLDALPRNDMGKIMKRALAS, from the coding sequence GTGTCCTCTCTCTTCCCGGCCCTCACGGGTGCTCCGGCCGACCGGCCCGCCCTGCGGTTCGGCGACCGCTCCCTGACGTACGGCGAGCTCGGCGCCGCCGCCGGTGCCCTCGCGGCGCGGATCGGCGGGGCCGGCAGGGTGGCCGTCTGGGCGACCCCGGCGCTGGAGACCGCCGTGGCGGTGGTGGCGGCGCTTCAGGCCGGTGTCGCCGCCGTGCCGCTCAACCCGAAGTCCGGGGAGAAGGAGCTCGGGCACATCCTGTCCGACAGCGCGCCGTCGGCGGTGCTGGCCGCCCCGGGCGACGAACTGCCCGCCGCCCTGGGCACCCTGACCCGCATCGACGTCGACGTGCACGGCGCCGGCCCGCTCCCCGACCCGCAGGCCTCGGACGAGGACCCCGCGCTGGTCGTCTACACCTCCGGCACCACCGGCCCGCCCAAGGGCGCCGTGATCTCGCGCCGGGCCGTCGCCCACACCCTGGACGCGCTCGCCGACGCCTGGCGGTGGACCGGCGAGGACGTCCTCGTTCACGGCCTGCCCCTGTTCCATGTACACGGACTGGTCCTCGGCATCCTCGGCCCGCTGCGCCGCGGCGGCGCGGTGCGCCATCTCGGCAGGTTCGGCACGGACGGCGTCGCGCGCGAGCTGAACGAGGGCGCGACCATGATGTTCGGCGTGCCGACGATGTACCACCGCGTCGCCCAGGCCCTGCCCGAGGACCCGGGACTGGCGCAGGCCCTCGGCAAGGCCCGCCTCCTGGTCTCGGGCTCGGCGGCGCTCCCGGTGCACGACCACGAGCGGATCACGGCCGCGACCGGTCAGCGGGTCATCGAGCGCTACGGCATGACGGAGACGCTGATGAACACCAGCGTCCGCGCGGACGGCGAGGCGCGGGCGGGGACGGTCGGGGTGCCGCTGCCGGGCGTGGAGCTGCGGCTGGTGGAGGAGGACGGGGCGCCGATCACGTCGTACGACGGCGAGACGGTGGGCGAGATCCAGGTGCGCGGCCCGAACCTGTTCACCGAGTACCTCAACCGCCCCGACGCCACGGCGGCGGCGTTCACGGATGACGGCTGGTTCCGCACGGGCGACATGGCCGTGCGGGAGGGCGACGGGTACGTCCGTATCGTCGGCCGCAAGGCCACCGACCTGATCAAGAGCGGGGGTTACAAGATCGGGGCGGGCGAGATCGAGAACGCGCTCCTCGAACATCCCGGAGTGCGCGAGGCGGCGGTCACCGGGGAGCCGGACGCCGACCTGGGTGAGCGGATCGTGGCGTGGGTGGTCCCGGCCGACCCCCAATCCCCGCCCTCGGCCGCGGAGTTGGCCGACCATGTCGCCGCCCGGCTGGCCCCGCACAAGCGCCCGCGCAGGGTGCGCTACCTGGACGCGCTCCCCCGCAACGACATGGGCAAGATCATGAAGCGGGCGCTGGCCTCATGA
- a CDS encoding FkbM family methyltransferase, with amino-acid sequence MTLATRIAPLLPTRLVAAVARAVYPRFEPELARLPELCPAGCGTAVDVGGWYGPWTRRLAGRARRVVTVEPVPHLARLLAATAPPNVRVVQAAAAERPGTARLWLPPHDAGDRGVSSLVRRDIHGQALRVGCVTLDELGLKDVGFVKVDVDGSELAVLRGATGILARDRPALFIELESRIQPIAPVVTYLSMLGYDGWVLPGGNWVPLSRFPLEDHQAETSYVAAQGLLRRVLPFPGPRYVNSVLFLPDGRRPIGDDGTHALRKAPR; translated from the coding sequence ATGACGCTGGCCACGAGGATCGCCCCGCTGCTGCCCACCCGGCTGGTCGCCGCCGTCGCCCGGGCCGTCTACCCGCGCTTCGAGCCGGAGCTGGCGCGGCTGCCCGAGCTGTGCCCGGCCGGATGCGGGACGGCCGTGGACGTCGGCGGGTGGTACGGCCCGTGGACGCGGCGGCTGGCCGGACGGGCACGGCGGGTGGTGACCGTGGAACCGGTCCCCCACCTGGCGCGGCTCCTCGCGGCGACGGCCCCTCCCAACGTCCGGGTCGTGCAGGCCGCCGCGGCCGAGCGCCCCGGTACGGCCCGGCTCTGGCTGCCCCCGCACGACGCGGGCGACCGGGGGGTGTCATCCCTCGTCCGCCGCGACATCCACGGACAGGCGCTGCGCGTCGGCTGCGTCACCCTCGACGAACTCGGCCTCAAGGACGTCGGGTTCGTGAAGGTCGACGTGGACGGCAGCGAGCTCGCGGTGCTGCGCGGCGCGACCGGCATCCTGGCGCGCGACCGGCCCGCGCTGTTCATCGAGCTGGAGTCCCGTATCCAGCCGATCGCCCCGGTGGTGACGTATCTGTCGATGCTCGGCTACGACGGCTGGGTGCTGCCCGGCGGCAACTGGGTGCCCCTGAGCCGCTTCCCGCTGGAGGACCACCAGGCGGAGACCTCGTACGTGGCGGCCCAGGGCCTGCTGCGCCGGGTCCTGCCCTTCCCGGGCCCGCGGTACGTCAACTCCGTCCTCTTCCTTCCCGACGGCCGCCGCCCGATCGGCGACGATGGAACGCATGCCCTCAGGAAAGCCCCCCGCTAG
- a CDS encoding BlaI/MecI/CopY family transcriptional regulator yields the protein MRSFGELEQAIMDVVWAEGTPLTVREVLEHLNRERPQPLAYNTVQTVMDILRRKGWLDRAKDGRAFRYRATKSREEYAASLIDQVWATGADRTATLVRLFDDMDEAEVAELRAALAARRAGDGASGSGA from the coding sequence ATGCGGAGCTTCGGGGAGCTGGAGCAGGCGATCATGGACGTGGTGTGGGCCGAGGGCACGCCGCTGACCGTGCGCGAGGTACTGGAGCACCTGAACCGTGAGCGTCCGCAGCCGCTGGCGTACAACACCGTGCAGACGGTGATGGACATCCTGCGCCGCAAGGGCTGGCTCGACCGGGCCAAGGACGGCCGTGCCTTCCGCTACCGGGCCACCAAGTCCCGTGAGGAGTACGCCGCCTCGCTGATCGACCAGGTGTGGGCCACCGGCGCCGACCGCACCGCGACCCTGGTACGGCTCTTCGACGACATGGACGAGGCCGAGGTCGCCGAGCTGCGCGCCGCGCTCGCCGCCCGCCGGGCCGGAGACGGGGCGTCGGGGAGCGGCGCATGA